In Acomys russatus chromosome 9, mAcoRus1.1, whole genome shotgun sequence, the following are encoded in one genomic region:
- the Ccdc127 gene encoding coiled-coil domain-containing protein 127: MNNLNDPPNWNIQPNPRADGGDGSKWNYALLVPMLGLAAFRWIWSRESQKEIQKAREAYLHRTAAFQQDLEAKYRAVISEHRRALAQLSLELEKEQNRTTSFREALISQGRKLAEEKKLLEQERAQIMQEKRQLQPLRSVYLNCLEEEHAWQRRAQLVLKEVGEALEERQNIYCSLVLPRSTRLKLEKSLLVRASADPVAADLEMAAGLSDIFRHDKHCGDVWNTNKRQNGKLMWMYLKYWELLVELKKFKKVEKVILEK, translated from the exons ATGAATAACTTAAACGACCCCCCAAATTGGAACATCCAGCCCAATCCCAGGGCTGATGGGGGTGATGGAAGCAAGTGGAATTATGCCCTATTGGTGCCAATGCTGGGATTGGCAGCATTTC GTTGGATTTGGTCTAGAGAATCCCAGAAGGAGATACAAAAGGCAAGAGAAGCTTATCTTCATAGGACAGCTGCTTTCCAACAGGATCTTGAGGCGAAATACCGTGCTGTGATCTCAGAGCACCGGCGTGCCCTGGCTCAGCTGTCTCTGGAACTGGAAaaagagcaaaacagaacaaCTAGTTTTCGAGAAGCACTTATCTCTCAAGGGCGTAAGTtggcagaagaaaagaagctTCTTGAACAGGAACGGGCTCAGATAATGCAAGaaaaaagacagctgcagcctcTGAGAAGTGTCTATCTGAACTGCCTGGAAGAAGAGCATGCCTGGCAGAGGAGAGCTCAGCTTGTGCTGAAGGAGGTGGGAGAGGCTCTTGAGGAACGCCAGAACATCTACTGTAGCCTGGTTCTGCCCCGTAGCACACGGCTGAAGCTGGAGAAGAGCTTACTGGTGCGTGCGTCTGCTGATCCAGTGGCTGCTGACCTAGAGATGGCAGCTGGCTTATCTGACATATTTAGGCATGATAAGCATTGTGGAGATGTCTGGAACACCAACAAACGCCAAAATGGGAAGCTCATGTGGATGTATCTCAAATATTGGGAACTGCTTGTTgaacttaaaaaatttaagaaagttGAGAAGGTCATactagaaaaataa
- the Lrrc14b gene encoding leucine-rich repeat-containing protein 14B, whose product MRSLRVISAEALVSHPQLAQESLDNVAYNLYPLLFKASYLLEQAEVTRAVLSHWPLEEFRLAALLGPNTDHPEDLRDRACKACLEACMQGLADHVLLSGRDRLRVADFTGIQDVQVQQCPCGRALGRWGRTKALARTCCQLQEQPWMTGHPIEVFADLFVTEGNFDMVVRALKPSGPAPLQVCCPSLRADSLSPGQLLQVLGLARPSKLRKLEVVHNVRLHAGHVQQLLAQVGFPQLTSLTLPTKAFDAPPTCTPTPEGEDPLLTSIAWELSRMNQLTELSVAFSTLTGKIQTLLSPLKTPLRVLDLANCALNHEDISFLADCNHTAHLEVLDLSGHDLVHLYPSAFFRLLSQAAQTLRVLTLEECNITDNHVNMMILGLSPCNQLQEFKFLGNPLSASALQRLFTALCELPRLRHIEFPVPKDCYPEGATYPQDELSVSKFDQQKYDMIAEDLRAVLLRANREDIQASTPLFGSFDPDIHETSNELGTFLLQAFKTALANFSRALEQME is encoded by the exons ATGAGGTCGCTCCGTGTCATTTCTGCTGAAGCCTTGGTGTCCCACCCACAGCTGGCCCAGGAGAGCCTGGACAATGTAGCCTACAACCTCTACCCACTTCTGTTTAAGGCCAGTTACCTGCTAGAGCAGGCAGAAGTAACCCGTGCTGTGCTGAGTCACTGGCCACTAGAGGAGTTCCGACTGGCTGCGCTGCTGGGGCCAAACACTGACCACCCTGAAGATCTGCGTGATCGTGCCTGCAAGGCCTGCCTGGAGGCCTGTATGCAGGGCCTCGCTGACCATGTGCTGCTAAGTGGGAGAGACCGGCTTCGGGTAGCTGATTTCACAGGCATCCAGGATGTACAGGTGCAGCAATGTCCTTGTGGGAGGGCACTAGGCAGGTGGGGCCGTACCAAGGCCCTGGCCAGGACCTGCTGCCAGCTCCAAGAACAGCCCTGGATGACTGGACACCCCATTGAAGTTTTTGCTGACCTTTTTGTCACAGAAGGCAACTTTGATATGGTGGTGCGGGCCCTGAAGCCATCAGGCCCAGCCCCTCTGCAGGTCTGCTGCCCTTCACTCCGGGCAGACAGCCTAAGCCCTGGACAGCTCCTACAAGTGCTGGGCCTGGCTCGGCCAAGCAAGCTTAGGAAGTTGGAAGTAGTGCACAATGTACGTTTGCATGCTGGCCACGTGCAGCAGTTGCTGGCCCAGGTAGGCTTCCCTCAGCTGACCTCACTCACCTTGCCCACCAAGGCATTCGATGCACCCCCAACCTGTACCCCAACTCCAGAGGGTGAGGATCCCCTCCTCACCTCTATTGCCTGGGAGCTCAGCAGGATGAACCAGCTCACCGAGCTAAGTGTAGCTTTCTCTACACTGACTGGGAAGATCCAAACGTTGCTTAG CCCCTTGAAGACACCGCTGAGAGTGTTGGACCTAGCCAACTGTGCCCTTAATCATGAAGACATATCCTTCTTAGCAGACTGTAACCACACTGCCCACTTGGAGGTGCTGGACCTCAGTGGACACGACCTGGTACATCTGTATCCTTCTGCCTTCTTCAGGCTACTGAGCCAGGCTGCCCAAACGCTGAGAGTGCTTACCCTAGAGGAGTGTAACATCACAGACAACCATGTTAACATGATGATTCTGGGCCTCAGCCCTTGCAACCAGCTTCAGGAGTTCAAGTTCCTTGGGAACCCACTGTCAGCCAGCGCTCTCCAGCGACTTTTTACCGCCCTCTGCGAACTCCCGAGGCTGCGCCACATTGAGTTCCCAGTGCCAAAGGACTGCTACCCTGAGGGAGCCACTTACCCCCAGGATGAGCTGTCCGTGTCCAAATTCGACCAGCAGAAATACGACATGATCGCAGAGGATCTGCGAGCAGTGCTGCTCCGAGCTAACCGGGAGGACATCCAGGCCTCCACGCCTCTTTTCGGAAGTTTTGACCCAGACATTCACGAAACCAGCAATGAACTTGGTACTTTCTTGCTGCAAGCTTTCAAAACTGCTTTGGCAAACTTTTCCAGAGCGTTAGAACAAATGGAGTAG